The Terriglobus roseus sequence GGTGATTCGTGTTGGTGCCGCTTTGCATCCCTTGCTGCGTCCTCATCTGCCGGGCTACGCCTGCCGTACTAGAGTCTACTGCAGGCGACCGGCCCGTAAACGCGTCACGCGTTAATGGGTGGCAGCAATCGGAAGGCCTCTGCGTCGTGGGCATGACCCGTGTTGGTCGTAACGCGAGGTAAAGACAGCCAAAGCCGGGAATGGCGGGAAGTCAGTGGCGGTCACCGGCATGCCCTCGTACCGGCTTCCAGCGAGCTTGGCTGCTTCGCTAAATCCATGTTCCCGATCTATGTTTATTTTCGACGACCTGTACCGTGCCCGGCGCTAAGTGCGCAGGCAAAGCAGCATTTGCTCGATGTGCGACTGCTGCGCAGACCGTAGACGGCAGAGGGTGGAATGGAAAGCCACTAAGGCACATTTGGCATTGAGCGTTCTCTGCACCTTGCTTTCCACGAAAGGATACGGTGAGCGCGTGTTGTGAAGAGGCGGCGGATCAGACACTTCAAGGTCAACCTAGAGTACACAGGGTTCCTCCACTTCAACCGTTGCTTTGCCACGCGCAGCGCCAGCCGCAGTGTCTGAAGCGATCCCTCCAGAGGACTTCGATAGAGGTCAGTAAAGGCCTCTTCAGCGCGAAGCAACAGGCGGTAACGTTGCACGCTCATCAAGTTGTCGTAATCCATCACGGTCATCTGATGGTCCAACCGAATGCCCGCCGCGCGCCATACCTTCTTACCCGCTCGGTGCAGTTGATGGAAGATATACCAATCAGAATAGTCCAACGGAAACAGCGGACTGTAGCCGCCAACCGCAAGCACATCACGCACGCGCAGGAGTGACCCGCTGTTGATGGCTGTGGCCTCGCCCGGTGCTATTCCGCTTTCACCCGCGGGGTATGGGACATGGTGGTTGCGTAGGACACGGTGAGGGGAGGCAGGAAAGCCCTGAGCGTAGACGCTGGGCACGATGGCCGCGACATCCGGCATGCGATCGACTGCGCTGAGTACGTCCCCTATATCGCGCAAGAAGTTGGGCGGAAGTTCAGAATCTTGATCGAGCATCAAGATCCATTCCAAGTCTCGATCTTCGGCAAGGGCGGCAGAGGCGTTGAAGGCGCCAGCGATCCCGCTGTTTGCCGGGTCATGCCTGTAGATTAATCCCGCAGGTGGTTGGTCCAGAGGTTCTGCGCTGTTGTCCCACAGGAGGGCGGTATAGCGCCGATGTAGCGATGGGTCTGCGCTGAAGGCACTCGTTAGGCTTTGAAAGGTCACCGACTCCGCGATCGGAACGAGGTATCGCACGATAACGATGAGGACCCGCGGCTCCCAAGCGTCGCTCATTGCGGGATCACCTCACCCGGAAGGCCCGACGCCCCCTTTGCGATCGAGATGCTCCGTCGGGCTCGCAGATGCTCGCGCCAAATTTGCAGGCGCATCGCCGGGCGCATCGTCAGACGCATCCACAGATAACGGAGCGTAATCGTGGCATACCGCTTGTCGCGATACTGCTGCCACTGTCGTAGTGCGCGTAACAGCAGCCTTAGTGTTTGCACCAGATTTTCAAACGTCGAACGGTAGATCTGTAGGTAAGCATTCTCAGCAGCTAAGAAACTCTCGTAGCGTTCGGGAACCATGTCCTCATGGAAGTTCATACCACCCACGGAGTGTTTGAGCTCCAGATTGCCCGCGATGAAGATGTGGCGGCCATGGCCGTACATCCGCTGAAAGGCATAGACGTCGGAAAGATCGAGCCAGAAATCGTCACTATAACCGCGAATCTCCCGGAGTGCGGAAACACGCATCAGCGACGCGGAGTTCACGGCAAATCCATCGTCGCGCAGTAGACCCTGGAAGGTACGCTCCACAGGCGAGTTTCGATTAAGGGAACGAAAGCGTCGTGGCGAGACAATCTGACCGTGCGAGGAAATGAATGGGACGATGCTGCCGACTTCTGGC is a genomic window containing:
- a CDS encoding glycosyltransferase, with amino-acid sequence MSDAWEPRVLIVIVRYLVPIAESVTFQSLTSAFSADPSLHRRYTALLWDNSAEPLDQPPAGLIYRHDPANSGIAGAFNASAALAEDRDLEWILMLDQDSELPPNFLRDIGDVLSAVDRMPDVAAIVPSVYAQGFPASPHRVLRNHHVPYPAGESGIAPGEATAINSGSLLRVRDVLAVGGYSPLFPLDYSDWYIFHQLHRAGKKVWRAAGIRLDHQMTVMDYDNLMSVQRYRLLLRAEEAFTDLYRSPLEGSLQTLRLALRVAKQRLKWRNPVYSRLTLKCLIRRLFTTRAHRILSWKARCRERSMPNVP
- a CDS encoding glycosyltransferase — translated: MSSAQILAVVVRYKMQLADSKTIVGLTDALNDSELAREIAVLLWDNSPVPLIDPQLAFTFQYGWTEQNLGTSGAYNQGIALAIELDIPWMLLLDQDTEVTADFLRGLLKYSRALADRPEVGSIVPFISSHGQIVSPRRFRSLNRNSPVERTFQGLLRDDGFAVNSASLMRVSALREIRGYSDDFWLDLSDVYAFQRMYGHGRHIFIAGNLELKHSVGGMNFHEDMVPERYESFLAAENAYLQIYRSTFENLVQTLRLLLRALRQWQQYRDKRYATITLRYLWMRLTMRPAMRLQIWREHLRARRSISIAKGASGLPGEVIPQ